The Anopheles merus strain MAF chromosome 2L, AmerM5.1, whole genome shotgun sequence genome has a segment encoding these proteins:
- the LOC121591383 gene encoding kinesin-like protein KIF13A isoform X2, whose product MSDKIRVAVRVRPFNRRELELATENVIEMNGTQTILKYPASLDKMERKPPKIFAFDHCFYSTDANANNFASQELVFNNIGRDILENAFQGYNACIFAYGQTGSGKSYTMMGSQDSKGIIPRLCDELFASIAAKQTDELNYKVEVSYMEIYNEKVHDLLDPKTAKQSLKVREHNVLGPYVDGLSQLAVTSFLDIDNLMAEGNKSRTVAATNMNSESSRSHAVFTVVLTQTLIDTLSGVTGEKVSRVSLVDLAGSERAVKTGAVGDRLKEGSNINKSLTTLGLVISKLADSTGGKNKDKFVPYRDSVLTWLLKDNLGGNSRTVMLATLSPAADNYEETLSTLRYADRAKRIVNHAVVNEDPNARIIRELRKEVETLREMLKHATGSNFGDMKRVDIHDKLAESENLMKQISQTWEEKLEKTEQIQSERQQALEKMGISVQDSGIKVEKNKYYLVNLNADPSLNELLVYYLKEETLIGGRSSSGSKQPDIQLLGLGIQPEHCLITIEDGELYMDPIENARCYVNGSVVSDKMALHHGDRILWGNHHFFRVNCPKSATNSTALGASEPQTPAQHMDYYYAQEELMQNELSNNPIQAAISRLEKQHEEDKQVALEKQRQEYEKQFQQLRNILSPTTPYAPYAPYDPFRLGKLPPNTPTAQLRVEKWAQERDEMFKRSLGQLKTDIVRANALVQEANVLAEEMDKQTKFSVTLQIPPANLSPNRKRGAFVSEPAILVRRMNSGSQIWSMEKLENKLIDMRDMYQDYKERHQAAMEEAKAKSDPFYESQENHNLIGVANIFLEVLFHDVKLDYHTPIISQQGEVAGRLQVEISRVAGTFPQDRMCESASESSADSHEDDEDSPDTPSPPPPTNSNQISCRISIKQASGLPLYLSNFVFCQYSFWNHEVAVVPATNQEVAGHNQNITFKFDHEADYIVTMNEEFLEHCSDGALSIEVWGHRSVGFSRMKDWEVEQQQAKARSLADRWAELSRKIELWVEIHELNDNGDWAPVEVQCARDMLTGGVYQLRQGFQRRVMVRVKPVQNSGTLPIICQSIINVSMGCVTVRSKLQKPMDSYQEEDLTVLRDKWSEALGRRRQYLDQQIQRLINKDDKTEQEKEREQSLVNQWVSLTEERNAVLVPAPGSGIPGAPASWDPPLGMEPHVPVLFLDLNADDLSTQGLSNDEVPMAGLNSILPKEHGNKFYNLQIIQHLDKDICAICSWDSSIHDCAALNRITEANERVYLILKTTVRLSHPAPMDLVLRKRLALNIYKRQSFTDRLKKLRIGRAESLSLQSGVTYEVVSNIPKASEELEDRESLAQIAATGDDCSASDGETYIEKYTKGVSAVESILTLDRLRQSVAVKELEQVRGPALSMRKTASVPNFSQMRFFDASFESLLSIGRSESYADLKMGLNNAQSTRETANSRQKMKNNNGEESSSSGYGAARPTFLNLNINLNSLRLQPTKPSPAASKLAQRMTTLHEEPLIKQICYEEEGEDHFSEPDYPEYNDFYEQPMGKKPSLSKMKSSYTVESFIDIDKRSQSAGGEGMNSAGGKFASKTKAESASMGGISSAPVSGGSAGGPGAKYQTMTPSMSSSTSSGYGSQAVSCSNLTNDDTYSIRSMSVGETPDTMSPSNKMQEQIMSTSSSTNAKSEEESVTSPTTSTTASEHTLMAESMDSYSSSPTTRAPLGELPKRVNPFLKDANIEAFDDGIAQLDAAKDEQPQQQASEEDEGLGGEQSQSESTTTMSDSTQMVDESEESDHSSANTKHSSDVMESSFSSTPGKQEIIPDWVVVGESVLIRPYNTSGVIAFVGATHFQGGTWIGVELDTPTGKNDGTVQGIQYFDCRPKHGIFVRFDKLILDKRGRAMRELKKAEKMKAELAGGKGGQRPLTGGTGTATNGPRK is encoded by the exons ATGTCGGACAAAATCAGAGTAGCCGTGCGGGTTCGCCCGTTCAACCGGCGAG aACTCGAACTGGCCACAGAAAACGTGATAGAAATGAATGGTACACAGACGATTTTGAAATATCCTGCCAGCCTAGATAAAATGGAAAG GAAGCCGCCGAAGATCTTCGCTTTCGATCACTGCTTCTACTCGACCGATGCGAACGCGAACAACTTTGCGTCACAGGAGCTCGTCTTCAACAACATCGGTCGGGACATACTGGAGAACGCGTTCCAGGGCTACAATGCGTGCATCTTCGCGTACGGCCAGACCGGCTCGGGCAAATCGTACACGATGATGGGCAGCCAGGACAGCAAGGGCATCATACCGCGGCTGTGCGACGAGCTGTTCGCCTCGATCGCCGCCAAGCAGACGGACGAGCTGAACTACAAGGTGGAGGTCTCGTACATGGAGATCTACAACGAGAAGGTGCACGATCTGCTCGATCCAAAGACGGCCAAACAGTCGCTGAAGGTGCGCGAGCACAACGTGCTCGGACCGTACGTCGATGGGCTGTCGCAGCTGGCAGTTACGTCCTTCCTG GACATCGATAACCTGATGGCAGAGGGCAACAAATCGCGTACGGTTGCAGCAACGAACATGAACTCGGAATCGTCCCGGTCGCATGCAGTGTTCACCGTTGTGCTGACGCAGACACTAATCGACACGCTGTCCGGGGTTACCGGCGAGAAGGTGTCACGCGTGTCGCTGGTCGATCTGGCCGGTAGCGAGCGGGCGGTGAAAACTGGCGCCGTCGGCGACCGGCTGAAGGAGGGctcaaacatcaacaaaagtCTTACCACGCTCGGTCTGGTGATATCGAAGCTGGCCGACAGTACGGGCGGCAAGAACAAGGACAAGTTTGTGCCGTACCGCGACTCGGTGCTAACGTGGCTGCTGAAGGACAATCTCGGCGGCAACTCGAGGACGGTGATGTTGGCCACACTGTCACCGGCGGCGGACAATTACGAGGAGACGCTGTCCACGCTCCGGTATGCGGATCGGGCGAAGCGAATCGTCAACCACGCGGTGGTGAACGAAGATCCGAATGCGCGCATCATCCGCGAGCTGCGCAAAGAGGTGGAAACGCTGCGCGAGATGCTGAAGCACGCCACGGGCAGCAACTTTGGCGACATGAAGCGCGTCGACATTCACGACAAGCTGGCGGAGAGCGAGAACCTGATGAAGCAGATTTCGCAGACGTGGGAGGAGAAGCTGGAGAAGACGGAACAGATCCAAAGCGAGCGACAGCAGGCGCTGGAGAAGATGGGCATTAGCGTGCAGGACAGTGGCATCAAGGTGGAGAAGAACAAGTACTATCTGGTCAATCTGAATGCGGATCCGTCGCTGAACGAGCTGCTGGTGTACTACCTGAAGGAGGAAACACTGATCGGTggccgcagcagcagtggcagcaagCAGCCCGACATTCAGCTGCTCGGGCTCGGCATCCAGCCGGAGCACTGTCTCATCACGATCGAGGACGGCGAACTGTACATGGATCCGATTGAGAATGCGCGCTGCTACGTGAACGGGTCTGTCGTGAGCGACAAAATGGCGCTGCACCATGGCGATCGTATCCTGTGGGGCAACCATCACTTTTTCCGCGTCAACTGTCCAAAGTCGGCCACAAACAGCACGGCACTGGGTGCCTCGGAACCGCAGACACCGGCACAGCACATGGATTACTACTACGCGCAGGAAGAGCTGATGCAGAACGAGCTGAGCAACAATCCGATTCAGGCGGCTATCTCGCGGCTCGAGAAGCAGCACGAGGAGGACAAGCAGGTGGCGCTGGAGAAGCAGCGGCAGGAGTACGAGAAGCAGTTCCAGCAGCTGCGCAACATCCTGTCGCCGACGACTCCCTACGCACCGTACGCACCGTATGATCCGTTCCGGCTGGGCAAGCTGCCACCGAACACGCCGACGGCGCAGCTGCGCGTCGAGAAGTGGGCGCAGGAGCGGGACGAGATGTTCAAACGATCGCTGGGCCAGCTGAAAACGGACATCGTGCGGGCGAACGCGCTCGTGCAGGAAGCCAACGTGCTGGCGGAGGAGATGGACAAGCAGACCAAGTTCAGCGTTACGCTGCAGATTCCGCCGGCCAATCTCAGCCCGAACCGGAAGCGCGGTGCGTTCGTGAGCGAACCGGCCATTCTGGTGCGGCGCATGAACTCGGGCAGCCAGATCTGGAGCATGGAGAAGCTCGAGAACAAGCTGATCGACATGCGCGACATGTACCAGGACTACAAGGAGCGCCACCAGGCCGCGATGGAGGAGGCGAAGGCAAAGTCGGATCCGTTCTACGAGTCGCAGGAGAACCACAACCTGATCGGTGTGGCAAACATCTTTCTGGAGGTGCTGTTCCACGACGTGAAGCTGGACTACCACACGCCGATCATCAGCCAGCAGGGTGAGGTGGCGGGCCGGCTGCAGGTGGAGATAAGCCGCGTGGCCGGCACCTTCCCGCAAGATCGTATGTGCGAGTCGGCCTCCGAGAGCTCGGCGGACAGCCACGAGGACGATGAGGACTCGCCGGACACGCCGTCACCGCCGCCGCCCACCAACAGCAATCAGATCAGCTGCCGGATCAGCATCAAGCAAGCGTCTGGGCTGCCGCTCTACCTGTCCAACTTTGTGTTCTGCCAGTACTCGTTCTGGAACCACGAGGTGGCGGTAGTGCCGGCGACCAATCAGGAGGTAGCCGGCCACAACCAAAACATAACGTTCAAGTTCGACCACGAAGCGGACTACATCGTGACGATGAACGAGGAGTTCCTCGAACACTGCTCGGACGGTGCGCTCTCGATCGAGGTGTGGGGACATCGATCGGTCGGTTTCTCCCGCATGAAGGACTGGGaggtggagcagcagcaggccaaGGCTCGCTCGCTAGCCGACCGTTGGGCGGAGCTGTCGCGCAAGATCGAGCTGTGGGTGGAGATCCACGAGCTGAACGACAATGGTGACTGGGCACCGGTAGAAGTACAGTGCGCCCGGGACATGCTGACCGGTGGCGTGTATCAGCTGCGGCAAGGGTTCCAGCGGCGGGTGATGGTGCGTGTGAAGCCGGTGCAAAACTCTGGCACCCTGCCGATCATCTGCCAGTCGATCATCAACGTATCGATGGGATGCGTAACCGTCCGCTCGAAGCTGCAAAAACCGATGGACTCGTACCAGGAGGAAGATCTGACCGTGCTGCGAGACAAGTGGAGCGAAGCGCTCGGACGCCGACGGCAGTATCTGGACCAGCAGATCCAGCGATTGATCAACAAGGACGACAAGACGGAACAGGAGAAGGAACGCGAGCAGAGCCTGGTGAACCAGTGGGTCTCGCTGACGGAGGAGCGAAATGCCGTACTGGTACCGGCTCCCGGGTCCGGCATTCCGGGTGCACCGGCCTCCTGGGATCCACCGCTCGGCATGGAACCGCACGTTCCTGTCCTGTTCCTCGATCTCAACGCGGACGATCTGTCGACGCAAGGCCTGTCGAACGATGAGGTTCCGATGGCCGGGCTGAACTCCATCCTGCCGAAAGAGCATGGCAACAAGTTCTACAACTTGCAGATAATCCAGCACCTGGACAAGGACATTTGTGCTATTTGCAGCTGGGACTCGTCCATCCACGATTGTGCGGCATTGAACCGTATCACGGAGGCAAACGAGCGCGTCTATCTGATACTGAAGACGACCGTACGACTTTCGCATCCGGCGCCAATGGACCTGGTGCTGCGCAAGCGGCTGGCCCTGAACATCTACAAGCGCCAGAGCTTCACCGATCGGCTGAAGAAGCTGCGCATCGGACGGGCGGAGTCACTGTCGCTGCAGTCGGGCGTAACGTACGAAGTGGTGTCCAACATTCCGAAGGCATCGGAGGAGCTGGAAGATCGCGAGTCGCTCGCACAAATAGCCGCCACCGGGGACGATTGTTCGGCAAGCGATGGTGAAACCTACATCG AAAAATATACCAAAGGAGTATCGGCCGTGGAGAGCATTCTGACGCTTGATCGGCTACGACAGAGCGTTGCGGTGAAGGAGCTGGAGCAGGTCCGCGGACCGGCACTTTCTATGCGCAAGACGGCCAGTGTGCCGAACTTCTCACAG ATGCGATTCTTCGATGCCTCGTTCGAATCGTTGTTGAGCATTGGACGTTCGGAATCGTACGCTGACTTGAAGATGGGTCTTAACAATG CGCAAAGCACCCGCGAAACAGCGAACAGCAGGCAAAAGATGAAGAACAACAACGGCGAGGAATCGTCCAGTTCGGGTTACGGTGCAG CTCGTCCCACATTCCTCAATCTCAATATCAATCTGAATTCCTTGCGACTTCAGCCAACTAAAC CGTCCCCAGCCGCCAGTAAGTTGGCTCAACGGATGACGACACTACACGAGGAGCCGCTTATCAAGCAGATTTGCTACGAGGAAGAGGGCGAAGACCACTTCAGCGAGCCGGACTATCCCGAATACAACGATTTCTACGAACAGCCGATGGGCAAGAAGCCATCGCTGTCGAAGATGAAATCATCGTACACGGTTGAATCGTTCATTGACATCGACAAGCGCAGTCAATCGGCCGGCGGTGAAGGCATGAACTCGGCTGGCGGAAAGTTTGCAAGCAAGACGAAGGCAGAGTCAGCGTCGATGGGTGGAATCTCGTCAGCGCCAGTCTCTGGCGGCAGTGCAGGTGGTCCTGGAGCGAAATATCAAACCATGACACCTAGCATGAGCTCGTCCACCTCAAGCGGTTACGGATCGCAGGCCGTATCGTGCAGTAACCTCACCAACGATGACACCTATTCCATCCGATCAATGAGCGTCGGAGAAACGCCAG ATACTATGTCACCGTCCAACAAAATGCAAGAACAAATCATGTCtactagcagcagcaccaatgCCAAATCGGAGGAGGAATCAGTGACCTCTCCGACGACCTCAACGACCGCTTCTGAGCACACGCTGATGGCGGAAAGCATGGACAGCTATAGCAGCAGTCCCACGACGCGGGCCCCGCTCGGTGAACTGCCGAAGCGTGTCAACCCGTTCCTGAAGGATGCCAATATCGAAGCGTTTGACGATGGCATTGCCCAACTCGACGCTGCTAAAGAtgagcagccgcagcagcaagcaTCGGAGGAGGACGAAGGACTCGGTGGCGAACAGAGTCAGTCCGAATCGACGACGACAATGAGCGACTCCACGCAGATGGTTGATGAAAGCGAAGAAAGCGATCATAGCTCAGCTAACACCAAACACTCCTCAGATG TGATGGAAAGCAGCTTCTCCTCGACACCGGGCAAGCAGGAGATCATCCCGGATTGGGTCGTTGTGGGCGAGTCCGTGCTAATAAGACCGTATAACACCAGCGGAGTGATAGCGTTCGTTGGCGCTACACATTTCCAG GGAGGAACTTGGATTGGCGTGGAGCTGGACACGCCTACCGGCAAAAATGACGGTACTGTGCAAGGCATCCAGTACTTTGATTGCCGCCCAAAGCACGGAATTTTCGTGCGCTTCGATAAACTGATCCTGGACAAGCGTGGTCGAGCGATGCGCGAGCTGAAGAAGGCAGAAAAGATGAAAG CGGAACTTGCTGGTGGCAAGGGAGGACAAAGGCCACTGACCGGCGGCACCGGCACGGCAACGAATGGACCACGCAAATGA